In the genome of Pangasianodon hypophthalmus isolate fPanHyp1 chromosome 23, fPanHyp1.pri, whole genome shotgun sequence, one region contains:
- the LOC128317225 gene encoding uncharacterized protein LOC128317225: MKLSQIITSSHLKCVLIIVYAPCHVTVSDVTMSPSDPEELDQATECLESTFCNSLDKVAPLKRKIIREKKLAPWYSDHTRTLKQTTRKLERKWRQTNLVVFQIAWKESLLSYKKALSAARSVYLSTLIEDNRNNPRFLFNTVAKLTRTTIETRTQSLYSSDDFMNFFNGKIENIRLEIQTINLKPDSSITNPVDDNIIILDKQLQRFTPLEETELISLISSSKSLTCMLDPLPTCFLKQIIPETIKPILKIINSSLSIGYVPKSFKLAVIKPLIKKPDLDPRQLSNYRPISNLPFISKVLEKVVAQQLILT, translated from the coding sequence atgaagctatctcagatcattacctcatctcatttaaaatgtgtcttaatcatagtatatgcaccttgccacgtcactgTGTCAGACGTCACCATGTCACCTTCTGATCctgaagaacttgaccaggcaactgaatgcttagaatcaacgttctgcaactcgctagataaggtagctccacttaaaagaaaaataattagggagaaaaagctagcaccctggtatagtgatcacacacgaactttaaaacagaccactcgaaaactagaacgtaaatggcgtcaaactaacttggtagtatttcaaatagcatggaaggagagccttttgagctataagaaagctcttagtgctgctagatcagtgtatctctccaccctaattgaagataacagaaataatcctagattcttatttaatactgtagcaaaattaactaggaccacaatagaaacacgcacacaatcattatatagcagcgatgacttcatgaattttttcaatggtaaaattgaaaatatcaggctagaaattcagactattaatttaaaaccggacagttctataactaaccctgtagacgataatataataatattagataaacaactacaacgctttactccccttgaagagactgaactaatttcactaatttcatcatcaaaatcattaacctgtatgctagatcctttacctacttgtttcctcaaacagataattcctgaaacaatcaaacctattttaaagataatcaattcttcccttagcattggctatgtacctaaatcttttaaattagcagttatcaagcccctgattaaaaaacctgaccttgacccccgtcagctgtctaactatagaccaatatcaaacctcccctttatttccaaggtcctagaaaaggttgtagcacagcagctcatacttacatag